A genome region from Hymenobacter tibetensis includes the following:
- a CDS encoding DinB family protein, translating to MINTNEKLGAYNVWANATLLDHLDHLVAGGATLPTGALRLFSHVLNAQAIWLGRLTATPSPVKVWQEHDLATLHHWHEQTSDRFHQYVINADEAELQRLISYTNSIGETYTSQVSDIFTHVPVHANYHRAQVAKELRAAGLEPINTDFITYCRELSAKAALADAPSL from the coding sequence ATGATCAACACCAATGAAAAGCTGGGGGCCTACAACGTGTGGGCCAACGCCACCCTGCTCGACCACCTCGACCACCTTGTAGCCGGTGGGGCTACGCTGCCAACTGGTGCCCTCCGTTTGTTTAGCCACGTTTTGAATGCGCAAGCCATTTGGTTAGGCCGCCTCACCGCCACGCCTAGCCCCGTGAAAGTATGGCAGGAGCACGACCTCGCCACGCTACACCACTGGCACGAACAGACTTCCGACCGGTTTCATCAGTACGTTATCAACGCAGATGAAGCGGAGTTACAACGCCTGATTTCGTACACCAACTCCATTGGCGAAACCTATACCAGCCAAGTGTCTGATATTTTCACGCACGTGCCGGTACACGCCAACTACCACCGCGCCCAAGTAGCCAAAGAGCTGCGAGCGGCGGGCCTAGAGCCCATCAACACCGATTTCATTACGTATTGCCGCGAGTTGTCGGCTAAGGCCGCTTTAGCCGACGCCCCGAGTTTGTAG
- a CDS encoding thioredoxin family protein, which produces MPNSLVAPVLTPERLQAAYTYASYRQLINDLLTENKTTGPQQSDQLTEYTRLNVQRMQRIDKTVRVLPELQAALTNLRQQYIGLVITEGWCGDAAQIVPVLEAAAQASGGKLTTHYLLRDENLDLIDRYLTNGTRSIPKLVVLHADTFTEAAQWGPRPTQAQTLLLELKAKGATHEEYAEKIHAWYAHDKTQATQQELLALVQGLQ; this is translated from the coding sequence ATGCCTAATTCCTTGGTTGCCCCCGTCCTGACTCCCGAGCGCCTACAGGCGGCCTATACGTACGCTAGCTACCGCCAATTAATAAACGACCTGCTTACAGAGAATAAAACCACTGGCCCACAGCAGTCCGATCAGCTAACTGAATACACGCGCCTTAACGTGCAGCGCATGCAGCGCATAGACAAAACGGTGCGCGTGCTACCCGAACTGCAAGCGGCCCTAACCAATTTGCGCCAGCAGTACATTGGCCTGGTTATCACCGAAGGGTGGTGCGGCGACGCTGCGCAAATTGTGCCAGTGCTGGAAGCCGCTGCCCAAGCCAGTGGCGGCAAACTCACAACCCATTACCTGCTCCGCGACGAAAACCTCGACTTGATAGACCGATACCTCACCAACGGTACCCGCTCTATTCCAAAGCTAGTGGTGTTGCATGCCGATACGTTCACGGAGGCCGCCCAATGGGGCCCACGCCCAACGCAGGCACAAACCCTGCTGCTGGAACTAAAGGCCAAGGGCGCTACCCACGAGGAATATGCTGAGAAGATTCATGCTTGGTATGCCCATGACAAAACGCAAGCCACTCAGCAAGAGCTTTTAGCGCTAGTGCAAGGGTTGCAATAA
- a CDS encoding acyltransferase family protein, which produces MTETPARLINANSSLFLDAIRLGAALLVAIFHAHSMWFPSEDNAATPLHNLAHAAVVVFFALSGYVIAYTTTVNNRGLHQYMQARFSRLYSVVIPALIITGIAEIVVSSAAPELHDMYSRGASLPRYLLSGSFLNEIWFMSAAPPMNTPLWSLGYEFWYYMIFGLWFFRSAGWKSTALLIAACVIAGPKILLMMPIWLAGFAAYRLPKLRISTSMSWLILGVLIVATSFSVVYFPILPYTIGAPPLYFTNQFLTDWVNGFLFSIALWFLPLSTYSVPAKSWVSWFRKLADLTFPIYILHTPLLILSRYISDYQKYNITQMWQCVAVVLITSALIGVVLEKQRPMWTKLFKNLFSLTSHFQWSNQPVKISKNEAP; this is translated from the coding sequence ATGACTGAAACACCTGCCCGTTTGATCAACGCAAACTCCAGTTTGTTTTTAGATGCCATAAGGCTCGGTGCTGCCTTGCTTGTTGCAATTTTTCATGCACATTCCATGTGGTTTCCTTCCGAGGATAATGCTGCAACGCCCCTGCATAACTTGGCTCATGCAGCAGTTGTCGTCTTCTTTGCTTTGTCGGGTTATGTTATTGCGTACACCACTACGGTTAATAATAGAGGACTGCACCAGTATATGCAAGCTCGCTTTAGCCGCTTATATTCTGTGGTCATTCCTGCTCTTATAATAACTGGAATAGCAGAAATTGTGGTAAGCTCTGCTGCCCCAGAATTGCATGATATGTATTCTAGAGGCGCATCCTTGCCTCGTTATTTGTTATCAGGCAGTTTTTTGAACGAAATCTGGTTTATGTCTGCTGCGCCGCCCATGAACACCCCGTTGTGGTCATTAGGGTATGAGTTCTGGTATTATATGATTTTCGGCCTCTGGTTTTTTCGTAGCGCAGGCTGGAAATCAACGGCACTTCTTATAGCAGCCTGCGTAATTGCCGGCCCCAAAATTTTGTTGATGATGCCCATATGGCTGGCCGGATTTGCAGCCTATAGGTTGCCTAAGCTACGTATTAGCACTTCAATGTCATGGCTGATACTAGGTGTACTGATTGTAGCGACAAGCTTTTCGGTGGTGTATTTTCCAATTCTGCCTTACACAATAGGAGCGCCACCACTTTATTTCACAAATCAATTTTTAACTGATTGGGTTAATGGTTTTTTATTTTCGATAGCACTTTGGTTTTTGCCTTTAAGCACATATTCTGTGCCTGCTAAAAGCTGGGTGAGCTGGTTTCGCAAGCTTGCGGATCTTACGTTCCCTATTTATATTCTACACACTCCATTATTAATATTGTCGCGCTATATTTCTGACTACCAAAAGTATAATATCACACAAATGTGGCAGTGCGTTGCGGTGGTTTTAATTACCTCTGCTTTGATTGGGGTAGTGCTGGAAAAGCAGCGTCCTATGTGGACAAAGCTCTTCAAGAATTTATTTAGTTTGACAAGCCATTTTCAATGGAGCAATCAGCCAGTGAAGATATCTAAGAACGAGGCTCCTTAG
- a CDS encoding AsmA-like C-terminal region-containing protein yields MRKFWIGLLVFLVVLVAGVALTPILFKDKIKQALDKQLAERVNAKVQYDPKNVSLSLFSSFPDLALGIDELRVIGQDSFARDTLAYLPSFRVGLDLMSVVRGSTIKINSVALDQPDISVKVLKSGLANYDIMVSDSAAAAKGQDTSQVSLAIKGWEVKDGHVRYEDRTLPFSMELRSLNHTGSGDFARNVFDMESATRAEQFSMTYAGTEYVSKKKLTADVTMAMDLDKMLFTFKDNKVQLNDFPASFQGSIGLPNATDITYDLTFKALETDFKNILSLVPGVYTAQFKDVEAGGLVAFDGYYKGVQNDVKMPGYGVNLQVKNGMFHYPQLPQAAKNINVNMVVDNPSGFTNNVKVNVKQFHLDLGPNPVDGNVAIDGLEPMKVDGRVKANVDLAEMMKVYPVQDLALRGKLFVDGTAKGTYSSTQMPVVQAKMNLTNGYVKSKQFPAPIENLAVTGTVLNPTGQLNDTRVDISNFRMLLDGEPLEGRVATQGVDKLRFDADVKGIVDLTKLTKIFPLEGMTVTGRLNGNVAARGNMADIEAGRYQTVVASGTVNAQNITYKSPDLPQGMKVTKATATFNNDKIVLEDMNGFVGSSDIAAAGTISNYMGYLFVPGQPLRGNLTVNSQRFNMNEWMVDEVSEKPTPGATAATKAPATTTKADGVLQIPKEFDLTLNTSVGQVIYDNLKLENVKGTVGVRNETATLQGLTFNTLGGSFATNGSYSSKDLAHPKFDFGLNIKNLNFQNAFNAFNSVRAMVPLADNLEGIFSTNFNVSGEMGPDMMPNYSTLTGKGLFEVVRAAVSGSPVLTKISSLTQFQELKNFAVNNKDVAAEIINGNFIVKPFEVNVGEIKMTVGGSNNISSGGLEYVTALNVPTGKLGNQLNSQLTRLTGVQNLQGTERVTLGLNIGGTASSPIVKLASGSVKAQAKDLVTNIVQAKVDGAKLQLQARAKVAQDSLQREVQRKQLELQAKAQQEVEKKRLELESKAKQGLNNLLFGKPKAKPAPTPVEPTPTPTDSTKSSQ; encoded by the coding sequence ATGCGCAAATTCTGGATTGGACTGTTAGTTTTTCTGGTGGTGCTGGTGGCTGGTGTGGCCCTCACTCCCATTCTGTTCAAAGACAAAATCAAGCAGGCCCTCGATAAGCAGTTAGCTGAACGAGTGAATGCCAAGGTTCAGTACGACCCCAAGAACGTCAGTCTTAGCCTGTTCAGTAGCTTCCCCGACTTGGCTTTGGGCATTGATGAGCTGCGCGTGATTGGGCAAGACTCGTTTGCGCGCGACACACTGGCTTACCTGCCTTCCTTTCGGGTGGGCCTAGACTTGATGAGCGTGGTGCGGGGCAGTACCATCAAAATCAACAGCGTAGCCTTAGACCAGCCCGACATCAGCGTGAAAGTGCTGAAGAGCGGCCTGGCCAACTACGATATTATGGTTTCCGACTCGGCAGCAGCGGCCAAAGGCCAGGATACCAGCCAGGTGAGTTTGGCCATCAAGGGGTGGGAAGTGAAGGATGGGCACGTGCGCTACGAGGACCGGACGCTGCCCTTTAGCATGGAGCTACGGAGCCTCAACCACACAGGCTCCGGCGACTTTGCCCGCAATGTGTTCGACATGGAAAGTGCAACCCGTGCCGAGCAATTCTCCATGACGTATGCCGGCACCGAGTATGTAAGCAAAAAGAAGCTAACGGCCGACGTAACCATGGCCATGGACCTCGATAAAATGTTGTTCACCTTCAAGGACAACAAGGTGCAGCTCAATGACTTCCCTGCCTCGTTCCAAGGTTCTATCGGGCTGCCCAACGCTACCGATATCACCTATGACCTGACGTTCAAGGCTCTGGAAACCGACTTCAAGAACATTCTAAGCTTGGTTCCGGGAGTGTACACTGCGCAGTTTAAAGATGTGGAAGCAGGCGGCTTGGTAGCTTTTGATGGCTACTACAAAGGCGTGCAGAACGACGTGAAAATGCCCGGCTACGGCGTGAACCTGCAAGTGAAAAACGGCATGTTCCACTATCCGCAGCTGCCGCAGGCGGCCAAGAACATCAACGTAAATATGGTGGTGGACAACCCTTCTGGCTTCACCAACAACGTGAAGGTGAACGTAAAGCAGTTCCACCTAGACTTGGGCCCCAACCCTGTTGACGGCAACGTGGCTATTGACGGCTTGGAGCCCATGAAAGTGGATGGCCGCGTGAAAGCCAACGTAGATCTGGCCGAGATGATGAAGGTGTATCCGGTGCAAGACCTAGCCCTCCGGGGCAAGCTGTTTGTAGATGGCACGGCCAAAGGCACTTACTCCAGCACGCAGATGCCGGTGGTGCAAGCCAAAATGAACCTGACCAACGGCTACGTGAAGTCCAAGCAGTTTCCGGCTCCCATCGAGAACCTGGCTGTAACGGGCACAGTGCTCAACCCTACCGGCCAGCTCAACGACACGCGCGTAGATATTTCCAATTTCCGCATGCTGCTGGATGGTGAGCCGTTGGAGGGCCGTGTGGCTACCCAGGGCGTAGACAAGCTGCGCTTCGACGCCGATGTGAAAGGCATAGTAGACCTAACCAAGCTCACCAAAATATTCCCGCTGGAAGGCATGACCGTAACGGGCCGCCTCAACGGCAACGTGGCCGCCAGAGGCAACATGGCTGACATTGAAGCTGGCCGCTACCAAACGGTGGTGGCCTCAGGTACGGTGAATGCGCAGAACATCACCTACAAGAGCCCCGACTTGCCACAGGGTATGAAGGTAACCAAGGCCACTGCCACCTTCAACAACGACAAGATTGTGTTGGAAGACATGAATGGGTTTGTGGGCTCATCCGACATAGCGGCGGCAGGTACTATCTCTAATTATATGGGCTACCTGTTCGTGCCAGGTCAGCCATTGCGCGGCAACCTCACGGTGAATTCGCAGCGGTTCAACATGAACGAGTGGATGGTGGATGAAGTGAGTGAAAAGCCTACTCCGGGTGCTACTGCCGCCACCAAAGCTCCCGCTACTACCACCAAGGCCGACGGTGTACTGCAAATTCCGAAAGAGTTCGACCTGACCCTGAACACTAGCGTGGGCCAAGTGATTTACGACAACCTGAAGCTAGAGAACGTGAAGGGCACGGTCGGCGTGCGCAACGAAACGGCCACGTTGCAGGGGCTTACCTTCAACACGTTAGGCGGCTCGTTTGCCACCAACGGCTCGTATAGCAGCAAGGACTTGGCGCATCCAAAGTTTGATTTCGGGCTTAATATCAAGAACCTGAACTTCCAAAACGCCTTCAATGCCTTCAACTCCGTGCGCGCCATGGTGCCGCTGGCCGACAACTTGGAAGGTATTTTCTCGACCAATTTCAACGTGAGCGGCGAAATGGGACCCGATATGATGCCCAACTACAGCACCCTTACCGGCAAAGGGCTATTTGAAGTTGTACGGGCGGCAGTGAGTGGCTCGCCAGTACTCACTAAAATCAGCAGCCTCACCCAATTTCAGGAGTTGAAGAATTTCGCTGTGAACAACAAAGATGTGGCGGCGGAAATCATCAACGGCAACTTTATCGTGAAGCCGTTTGAGGTGAACGTAGGCGAAATCAAGATGACCGTGGGTGGCTCCAACAACATCAGTAGCGGCGGGCTGGAGTACGTGACGGCCCTGAACGTGCCCACGGGCAAGCTTGGTAACCAGCTCAATAGCCAACTTACGCGCCTTACCGGTGTGCAAAATCTGCAAGGCACCGAACGGGTAACCCTTGGCCTCAACATTGGGGGTACCGCCAGCAGCCCCATCGTCAAGCTGGCGTCCGGCAGCGTGAAGGCGCAGGCCAAAGACTTGGTAACCAACATTGTTCAGGCCAAAGTAGATGGCGCCAAATTGCAGTTGCAAGCTCGCGCCAAAGTGGCGCAAGACAGCCTCCAACGCGAGGTGCAGCGCAAACAGCTAGAACTACAGGCCAAGGCGCAGCAGGAAGTGGAGAAGAAAAGACTGGAACTGGAATCCAAGGCGAAGCAAGGGCTCAACAACTTACTTTTTGGCAAACCGAAAGCAAAACCGGCCCCAACTCCTGTGGAGCCAACCCCTACTCCGACGGATAGCACAAAATCCAGTCAATAG
- the fumC gene encoding class II fumarate hydratase: MQFRTEKDTMGTVQVPADAYYGAQTQRSIDNFQIAQDINRMPKEIIQAFAYLKKAAALTNRDAGILPAEKAELIGRVCDEILEGKLDKEFPLVVWQTGSGTQSNMNVNEVVAYRGHVLQGGQLSDEKKVLAPNDDVNKSQSSNDTFPTAMHIAAYKILVETTIPGIEKLRDTLRAKSEQFMHIVKIGRTHLMDATPLTVGQEFSGYVSQLDHGLRAIKNTLAHLSELALGGTAVGTGINTPPGYSENVAKHIADLTGLPFITAENKFEALAAHDAIVEAHGALKTVAASLMKIANDTRLLASGPRAGIGELHIPDNEPGSSIMPGKVNPTQAEAMTMVAAQVMGNDVAINIGGMNGHFELNVFKPVMIYNFLHSARLIGDVCVSFNDKCATGIEPIEANIKKHVDSSLMLVTALNPHIGYYKAAEIAQTAHKNGSTLKETALQLGYLTEEQFNEWLKPEDMVGEIKK; encoded by the coding sequence ATGCAGTTTCGCACCGAGAAAGACACCATGGGTACCGTGCAGGTGCCCGCCGACGCCTACTACGGCGCCCAAACGCAGCGCTCCATCGACAACTTCCAAATTGCGCAGGACATCAACCGGATGCCCAAGGAAATCATCCAGGCTTTCGCGTACCTGAAAAAAGCTGCGGCCCTCACCAACCGCGACGCTGGTATTCTGCCTGCCGAAAAAGCCGAACTGATTGGCCGAGTGTGCGACGAAATCCTGGAAGGTAAGCTCGACAAGGAGTTTCCGCTGGTGGTGTGGCAGACGGGTTCGGGCACGCAGTCGAATATGAACGTGAACGAAGTGGTGGCGTACCGCGGCCACGTGCTGCAAGGTGGTCAGCTCAGCGACGAGAAAAAGGTGCTGGCGCCCAACGACGATGTAAACAAGAGCCAAAGCAGCAACGACACCTTCCCAACGGCCATGCACATTGCAGCCTACAAGATTCTGGTGGAAACTACCATTCCCGGTATCGAGAAGCTGCGCGACACACTACGCGCCAAGAGCGAGCAGTTCATGCACATCGTGAAGATTGGCCGCACCCACCTCATGGATGCCACGCCGCTCACGGTAGGGCAGGAGTTTTCAGGCTACGTGTCGCAGCTCGATCATGGCTTGCGCGCCATCAAGAACACGCTGGCGCACCTCTCCGAGCTGGCTTTAGGTGGTACCGCCGTGGGTACGGGCATCAACACGCCTCCCGGCTATTCTGAAAACGTAGCCAAGCACATTGCCGACCTTACGGGCCTGCCGTTTATCACCGCCGAAAACAAGTTCGAGGCCCTGGCTGCCCACGATGCCATTGTGGAAGCCCACGGAGCCCTCAAAACGGTGGCTGCCAGCCTGATGAAGATTGCCAACGACACCCGTTTGCTGGCCTCGGGCCCGCGCGCCGGCATTGGGGAGCTGCATATCCCCGACAACGAGCCCGGCTCCAGCATCATGCCCGGCAAAGTGAACCCTACCCAGGCCGAAGCCATGACCATGGTGGCTGCGCAGGTAATGGGCAACGATGTAGCCATCAACATCGGCGGCATGAACGGCCACTTCGAGCTGAACGTGTTCAAGCCGGTGATGATCTACAACTTTCTGCACTCCGCCCGCCTCATCGGCGACGTATGCGTGAGCTTCAACGACAAGTGCGCCACCGGCATCGAGCCGATTGAAGCCAACATCAAGAAGCACGTAGACAGCAGCCTGATGCTAGTAACGGCCCTGAACCCACACATCGGGTACTACAAAGCGGCCGAAATTGCTCAAACCGCCCACAAAAACGGCTCAACTCTGAAAGAAACGGCGCTCCAACTCGGCTACCTCACCGAGGAGCAGTTCAACGAGTGGCTGAAACCCGAGGACATGGTAGGCGAGATTAAGAAGTAA
- a CDS encoding DUF4382 domain-containing protein — MDAPGDFQKVVLDVQQIEVHLKEENDPEGWKLLPFSAQDINVLDYVNGRSALLVSTDFEPGALKEIRLKLGPNSYVIGRDEQRYELKTPSGQTSGVKLKLANVAVQEHQKFQLLLDFDVAKSVVERGNWRPSNDKKERYLLKPVIRVVTQELRAALRGSVTPVAAKPQVLAIRSSITPADTFSTAADATTGAFLFSGLPAGTYRVEFFPTTSAPTGQAPYKVVSVPNKSVVNDQTLDLGQIKLD, encoded by the coding sequence ATGGATGCTCCCGGTGACTTCCAGAAAGTGGTGCTCGATGTACAACAGATTGAAGTTCATTTGAAGGAAGAAAACGATCCTGAAGGGTGGAAGCTGCTTCCTTTCAGCGCCCAGGATATCAACGTATTGGATTATGTAAACGGTCGTTCGGCGTTATTGGTGAGCACCGATTTCGAGCCTGGCGCCCTCAAGGAAATTCGCTTGAAGCTTGGCCCTAATAGCTACGTTATCGGCCGTGATGAGCAGCGCTACGAACTCAAAACACCCAGCGGACAAACCTCGGGCGTTAAGTTGAAGCTCGCTAATGTGGCAGTGCAGGAACATCAGAAATTTCAGTTGCTGCTTGATTTCGACGTGGCCAAGTCGGTGGTGGAGCGCGGCAACTGGCGCCCCAGCAACGATAAGAAAGAGCGGTACCTGCTGAAGCCCGTCATTCGGGTGGTTACCCAGGAGTTGCGGGCTGCTCTGCGGGGCTCCGTTACACCGGTAGCGGCCAAGCCACAGGTGCTGGCTATCCGTTCGTCTATCACGCCAGCCGACACCTTCAGCACAGCAGCGGATGCAACTACCGGAGCGTTCCTTTTCAGCGGCTTGCCAGCTGGTACCTATCGGGTGGAGTTTTTCCCTACTACCTCGGCCCCAACTGGCCAGGCACCTTACAAAGTGGTATCCGTGCCTAACAAGTCTGTTGTCAACGACCAGACGCTCGACCTCGGCCAGATCAAGCTCGACTAA
- a CDS encoding DHH family phosphoesterase, whose product MAAYPHFVAPFRTFLDQIPTTGRVVVYCHFDADGLAAGALFGRGLNRINPQWQVEVVPSGKGENAFLTPGVQEMLLARKPDALIVTDLGVHAHGTLETAGVPVLYVDHHIPEGMPPTGGTVLTGYGLDPVPCSAWLAYELLAAEAEVTDLHWVAAIGILSDLGDQAPWPPLAETKKQHTAKWLKEAVAMCNAARRAGSFDLALPLRYLLHDDNPRGLAQDATLAGYRAEVAAALAVARKLPPKFPPAGPDASPVALITINSPCQIHPLIAQQWIQRLPDRVVLCANLGYLPDGVVAVSGRAASRDLHIPNLLRAAFARIGVEPPANFAHGHPQASGGHLPPAQYDLLLQGLGYS is encoded by the coding sequence ATGGCTGCTTATCCCCACTTTGTGGCGCCCTTCCGGACCTTCCTCGACCAGATTCCGACGACGGGACGCGTGGTGGTCTACTGTCATTTTGATGCCGACGGACTGGCCGCTGGCGCCTTATTTGGGCGCGGCCTCAACCGAATCAACCCGCAATGGCAGGTGGAAGTGGTGCCATCTGGCAAGGGAGAGAATGCCTTCTTGACACCTGGAGTTCAGGAAATGCTGCTGGCGCGAAAACCTGATGCGCTCATCGTTACAGATTTGGGAGTGCATGCGCATGGTACACTGGAAACGGCTGGGGTGCCGGTGCTGTACGTCGACCACCACATTCCGGAAGGCATGCCACCAACGGGCGGCACGGTGCTCACCGGCTACGGCCTCGATCCGGTACCTTGTTCGGCGTGGCTAGCATACGAGTTGCTGGCTGCCGAGGCTGAGGTGACGGACCTACACTGGGTGGCTGCCATCGGCATTCTCTCTGACCTTGGCGACCAAGCCCCGTGGCCGCCACTAGCAGAAACCAAAAAGCAACACACCGCCAAATGGCTGAAAGAAGCCGTGGCCATGTGCAATGCGGCCCGCCGCGCCGGCTCTTTCGACCTCGCCCTGCCCCTGCGTTACCTCTTGCACGACGACAACCCACGCGGCCTAGCACAAGATGCTACCTTGGCCGGCTACCGTGCCGAAGTAGCGGCCGCCCTAGCGGTGGCGCGCAAGCTGCCCCCAAAGTTTCCTCCAGCCGGTCCCGATGCGTCGCCCGTTGCCCTTATTACCATCAACTCGCCCTGCCAGATTCACCCGCTGATTGCACAGCAGTGGATACAACGCCTTCCCGACCGAGTGGTGCTGTGCGCCAACCTCGGCTATCTACCCGATGGCGTGGTGGCTGTATCTGGCCGCGCCGCCAGCCGCGACTTGCACATTCCAAACCTGCTACGCGCAGCTTTCGCCCGCATAGGAGTGGAGCCACCCGCTAATTTCGCGCACGGACACCCGCAGGCCAGCGGGGGGCACCTGCCGCCAGCACAGTATGACTTACTGCTGCAAGGCCTAGGTTATTCATAG
- a CDS encoding DUF6970 domain-containing protein, whose protein sequence is MRSSLFRLVPVVVLLCGVACQQNVVLTTPTDTPAGGNTGITSTPTPVAKNTTTPVPNGTMVQFDTTSRPGWLEERIQKLSAEPPQNPAARIMRYRFEDQVVYYETLGCCDQYTNLYDKNGKLICHPEGGITGKGDGNCRYFTKHRTEERLVWQDARQ, encoded by the coding sequence ATGCGCTCTTCTTTGTTTCGGTTGGTGCCGGTAGTGGTGTTGCTCTGCGGAGTGGCTTGCCAGCAAAATGTGGTACTAACCACCCCCACGGATACGCCCGCCGGAGGAAACACAGGTATTACGTCGACCCCGACTCCTGTTGCCAAGAATACCACTACCCCTGTACCCAACGGCACAATGGTGCAGTTTGACACCACTTCCCGCCCTGGTTGGTTGGAAGAGCGCATCCAAAAGCTTTCAGCAGAGCCCCCTCAGAATCCGGCGGCTCGTATTATGCGGTACCGCTTCGAAGACCAAGTGGTGTACTACGAAACCCTGGGCTGCTGCGACCAATACACCAACCTCTACGACAAAAACGGCAAACTCATTTGCCACCCCGAAGGCGGCATCACGGGCAAAGGCGACGGAAACTGCCGGTACTTCACTAAGCACCGTACTGAAGAGCGGTTGGTCTGGCAAGACGCCCGCCAATAG
- a CDS encoding diacylglycerol kinase family protein, which produces MSQPNPHPRRFPALMRRAASFGYAFQGVVAALRSEVHLQFHAISTVVVIGLGFYFRLSWLEWALVSLAVGLVWGLELVNTAVEAVVNLVSPEYHPLAGRAKDVAAGAVLVGAVAALVVGLLIFGPHVWALL; this is translated from the coding sequence GTGAGTCAGCCTAACCCGCATCCCCGCCGCTTTCCGGCCCTGATGCGCCGCGCCGCCAGTTTCGGCTACGCGTTTCAGGGCGTGGTAGCCGCCTTGCGCTCGGAAGTGCACTTGCAGTTTCATGCTATTTCCACGGTGGTAGTGATAGGGCTTGGCTTTTACTTCCGTCTGAGTTGGTTGGAATGGGCGCTTGTATCCTTGGCGGTGGGCTTGGTGTGGGGCCTGGAGTTGGTGAACACGGCCGTAGAAGCCGTGGTAAATCTGGTGTCGCCGGAGTACCACCCGCTGGCCGGGCGAGCCAAAGACGTAGCCGCCGGTGCGGTGCTGGTTGGAGCGGTGGCAGCATTAGTGGTTGGGCTATTGATATTTGGGCCGCACGTATGGGCGCTGCTTTAA
- a CDS encoding GNAT family N-acetyltransferase, protein MDFSQDIILESNRALLRPLATADFEGLQAVAFEPELWQYTLTRADDRISLAAYIAAAMQGREQHQRYPFLIIDKDTDRVAGSTSYYNINLHEARLSIGYTWIGSEFQRTGLNRAVKYLLFRHAFEVLGCERVELETDAHNHKSQEAMRRMGATEEGTLRSHRYTQGGRRRDTVIFSVIKPEWNVLRQGAFREFDTRESA, encoded by the coding sequence ATGGATTTCTCTCAGGACATTATTCTCGAAAGCAACCGCGCCCTGTTACGACCATTGGCTACTGCGGATTTTGAAGGCCTGCAAGCCGTAGCATTCGAGCCCGAACTGTGGCAGTACACTCTAACCCGCGCCGATGACCGCATCAGCCTGGCCGCTTATATTGCGGCTGCCATGCAGGGCCGGGAGCAGCACCAGCGCTACCCTTTCCTAATCATCGACAAAGACACCGACCGGGTGGCGGGCAGCACCAGCTACTACAACATCAACCTGCATGAGGCCCGCCTGTCCATTGGTTACACCTGGATTGGTAGTGAGTTTCAGCGGACGGGCCTGAACCGAGCAGTGAAATACCTGCTGTTTCGCCACGCATTTGAGGTGCTGGGCTGTGAGCGGGTGGAACTGGAAACCGATGCCCACAACCACAAGTCGCAGGAGGCTATGCGCCGGATGGGAGCTACCGAGGAAGGTACATTGCGCAGCCACCGCTACACGCAAGGGGGCCGGCGCCGCGACACGGTGATTTTCAGCGTCATCAAGCCGGAGTGGAACGTGTTGCGCCAAGGAGCATTCCGCGAATTCGATACTCGTGAGTCAGCCTAA